One genomic segment of Streptomyces liangshanensis includes these proteins:
- a CDS encoding N-acetylmuramoyl-L-alanine amidase, with protein MPRSLSPRPRNVRGRTLGAGGVLAAAALLLPLVSAAPSATAERPGPGTLQSQFEAAAARYDVPGSVLLGVAYLQSRWDTHSGAPSVTGGYGPMHLTDARTALADAPHHSDGTEDARGDSARPVKEAGPRHAAAVPKASELPASLRTLDRAARLTGRSAKDLRENPAANIEGGAALLAAAQRELGEPLGGDPGDWYGAVARFSGADDSATAATYANDVFAVIRDGEGRTTDNGQRVALRAVPSVAPDTSQVSALGLRRIGAAGTECPRTVACEWIPAPYEQFGEGDYGNHDLADRPVSHTIDSIVVHDTEGSWDTTLKLVQDPTYVSWHYTLRSSDGHIAQHVPLKDVAWHAGNWYTNAKSVGLEHEGFLVAPDAWYTEAMYRTSARLVAYLAKKYDIPLDRQHILGHDTVPGPTAATVPGMHTDPGPYWDWAHYFELLGKPFRATAGADAGVVTIRPDFAANKPSYTGCVTAGDACAPHGSGAVRLHTAPDANAPLVKDIGLRPGGQDSTTGVNDIGARASTGQQFAVAGRQGDWTAVWYLGQKAWFENPRRQPTAVGAKASVLTPKDGLAEVPVYGRAYPEASAYPAGVPVQAVSPLTYKLLAGQRYVVGDKVPGEYLYATTFDTAGHRVVRGKEQYYEIQFGHRIAYVKASDVTVRSSGH; from the coding sequence TTGCCCCGTTCCCTCTCCCCACGACCGAGGAACGTACGCGGACGCACACTCGGGGCGGGCGGTGTCCTGGCGGCGGCCGCGCTCCTCCTGCCGCTGGTGTCGGCCGCTCCCTCCGCCACCGCGGAACGGCCCGGTCCCGGCACGTTGCAGTCGCAGTTCGAGGCCGCCGCCGCGCGGTACGACGTGCCGGGGAGCGTGCTCCTCGGTGTCGCGTACCTCCAGTCCCGCTGGGACACGCACAGCGGCGCGCCGAGTGTCACCGGCGGCTACGGGCCGATGCACCTGACCGACGCGCGGACCGCGCTCGCGGACGCGCCGCACCACTCCGACGGTACGGAGGACGCGCGCGGCGACTCGGCGCGCCCGGTCAAGGAGGCCGGCCCGCGCCACGCGGCCGCCGTGCCGAAGGCGTCGGAGCTGCCCGCGTCGCTGCGCACCCTGGACCGGGCGGCGCGGCTGACCGGGCGGTCCGCGAAGGACCTGCGGGAGAACCCCGCCGCGAACATCGAGGGGGGCGCGGCGCTGCTGGCCGCCGCCCAGCGCGAGCTGGGCGAGCCGCTCGGCGGCGACCCGGGCGACTGGTACGGCGCGGTCGCGCGGTTCTCGGGGGCCGACGACTCGGCGACCGCCGCGACGTACGCGAACGACGTGTTCGCGGTGATCAGGGACGGCGAGGGCCGCACCACGGACAACGGGCAGCGGGTGGCGCTGCGCGCGGTTCCCTCGGTGGCGCCCGACACGTCCCAGGTGTCGGCGCTCGGGCTGCGCAGGATCGGCGCGGCGGGGACGGAGTGCCCGCGCACGGTCGCCTGCGAGTGGATCCCGGCGCCGTACGAGCAGTTCGGCGAGGGGGACTACGGCAACCACGACCTGGCCGACCGGCCGGTCTCGCACACGATCGACTCGATCGTCGTCCACGACACCGAGGGCTCCTGGGACACCACGCTGAAGCTGGTGCAGGACCCGACGTACGTCTCCTGGCACTACACGCTGCGCTCGTCGGACGGGCACATCGCCCAGCACGTCCCGCTGAAGGACGTGGCCTGGCACGCGGGCAACTGGTACACGAACGCGAAGTCCGTGGGCCTGGAGCACGAGGGCTTCCTGGTCGCGCCGGACGCCTGGTACACGGAGGCGATGTACCGGACGTCGGCGCGGCTGGTGGCGTACCTGGCGAAGAAGTACGACATCCCGCTCGACCGGCAGCACATCCTGGGGCACGACACCGTTCCCGGGCCGACGGCCGCGACGGTCCCGGGGATGCACACGGATCCCGGTCCTTACTGGGACTGGGCGCACTACTTCGAGCTGCTGGGGAAGCCGTTCAGGGCGACGGCGGGCGCGGACGCCGGGGTGGTGACGATCCGCCCGGACTTCGCCGCGAACAAGCCGTCGTACACGGGGTGCGTGACGGCCGGCGACGCGTGCGCGCCGCACGGGTCGGGCGCGGTACGGCTGCACACGGCGCCGGACGCGAACGCGCCGCTGGTCAAGGACATCGGGCTGCGGCCCGGCGGCCAGGACTCGACGACCGGGGTGAACGACATCGGCGCGCGGGCCTCGACGGGCCAGCAGTTCGCGGTCGCGGGGCGCCAGGGCGACTGGACGGCGGTCTGGTACCTCGGGCAGAAGGCGTGGTTCGAGAATCCCCGCAGGCAGCCGACGGCGGTGGGGGCCAAGGCGTCGGTGCTGACGCCGAAGGACGGTCTCGCGGAGGTGCCGGTGTACGGGCGCGCCTACCCGGAGGCGTCCGCGTATCCGGCGGGGGTGCCCGTACAGGCCGTGTCCCCGCTGACGTACAAGCTGCTCGCCGGGCAGCGGTACGTGGTCGGTGACAAGGTCCCGGGCGAGTACCTGTACGCGACGACCTTCGACACCGCGGGGCACCGGGTGGTGCGGGGCAAGGAGCAGTACTACGAGATCCAGTTCGGGCACCGGATCGCCTATGTGAAGGCGTCGGACGTCACCGTACGATCGTCGGGGCACTGA
- a CDS encoding aminoglycoside phosphotransferase family protein: protein MYTASSSVSAPPRSTRTVAPGSGPYLDPTNAPRRWAGAVKQPLSGRLDLSGPQGAQLRMAIASVHRICPEFNPVQVLRRSGRSVLLVGSTGRTTAVAKCLLDHSPVWTERFRHEIAAYRAFVRHRPPVRVPRLIAADPDNCTLVVERMPGRAAALARHPVEAPPRADVRAALGAIARLNTWRPPAGMFDAPLDYAARIARYHELGLFTDRDLGDLQKLLHGLAAGRQGAGQFCHGDALLSNILLSPAGPVLVDWEHAGWYLPGYDLATLWSVLGDAPVARRQISQLAQAPGPAARDAFLVNLMLVLTREIRMYETAVQRAMRDTQPPAPGAAPAASCAQSGLPTGEEQRLLLRRLHDDCAMARRAVRAAVGTR from the coding sequence ATGTACACAGCATCGTCCTCCGTGTCCGCCCCGCCCCGGTCGACGCGTACGGTCGCGCCCGGCAGCGGACCGTACCTCGATCCCACGAACGCTCCCCGGCGCTGGGCCGGGGCGGTCAAACAACCGCTCAGCGGGAGACTCGACTTGTCCGGCCCCCAGGGCGCGCAGCTGCGGATGGCGATCGCCTCGGTGCACCGCATCTGTCCGGAGTTCAATCCGGTGCAGGTCCTGCGCCGCAGCGGGCGTTCCGTCCTCCTCGTCGGTTCCACCGGGCGCACCACGGCGGTCGCCAAGTGCCTGCTGGACCACTCCCCCGTCTGGACGGAACGGTTCCGCCACGAAATAGCCGCATACCGCGCGTTCGTGCGGCACCGGCCGCCGGTACGCGTGCCCCGCCTCATCGCCGCGGACCCCGACAACTGCACGCTGGTGGTCGAGCGGATGCCCGGCCGCGCGGCGGCGCTGGCCCGCCACCCCGTGGAGGCCCCGCCCCGCGCCGACGTGCGGGCCGCGCTCGGCGCGATCGCCCGCCTCAACACCTGGCGGCCGCCGGCCGGGATGTTCGACGCCCCCCTCGACTACGCCGCGCGTATCGCCCGCTACCACGAGCTGGGCCTGTTCACCGACCGGGACCTGGGTGACCTCCAGAAGCTGCTGCACGGCCTGGCGGCCGGCCGGCAGGGCGCGGGCCAGTTCTGCCACGGCGACGCGCTGCTCTCCAACATCCTGCTGTCCCCGGCGGGCCCGGTGCTCGTCGACTGGGAGCACGCCGGGTGGTACCTGCCCGGGTACGACCTCGCGACGCTGTGGTCGGTGCTCGGGGACGCCCCGGTGGCGCGCCGGCAGATCAGCCAGCTCGCCCAGGCCCCGGGCCCCGCGGCCAGGGACGCCTTCCTCGTCAACCTGATGCTCGTCCTGACCCGGGAGATCCGGATGTACGAGACGGCCGTGCAGCGCGCCATGCGGGACACGCAGCCCCCCGCCCCGGGCGCCGCGCCCGCCGCGTCCTGCGCGCAGAGCGGCCTGCCGACCGGCGAGGAGCAGCGGTTGCTGCTCCGGCGCCTGCACGACGACTGCGCGATGGCCCGCCGGGCCGTGCGCGCGGCGGTCGGGACCCGCTGA
- a CDS encoding PP2C family protein-serine/threonine phosphatase, translated as MPSPLFADRPAPQPPERGSVDALITQTRRLRGDVDAVRRDASAEADDDDILRRWQRALCDLAVHQLDDLGAHLDQLRAGRPDLTDDPHGTVPAQGRSAGPPAPRPAPLTGRVGSAEWNLLTDEVTWSDELYEIFGRPQEAGPLSLDELPSLLFPEDQALLTAMVTACLIDGRPIDGEFRVLTAQGRVRTLHMMGEPVLDTGGCTASMWAVLRDVSTLRRSERVLRDTRDSVHRRQHLAQTEQRLVAELQQAVLPTRGGALELSRSGAAALDVAARHLGGASAPTARGDWYDALDLPGGDTLMTVGDLTGQGVAAASNLAMLLGALRGMAVAGIEPGALLGHLNQLLETSRQPALGSALCARYRPDTATLVWAQAANPAPLLFRDGTGRALTPPDGVLLGATTGAAYEQADLRLLPGDVLVLHTDGEGRAGTEARQNHLLALAPLLTRARTARECAETIVARLGGAGDTDDACVMVARSRGPEDRVDS; from the coding sequence ATGCCGTCCCCTCTGTTCGCGGACCGTCCCGCCCCACAGCCTCCCGAGCGGGGCTCGGTCGACGCCCTGATCACGCAGACCCGCAGGTTGCGCGGAGACGTGGACGCCGTGCGCCGGGACGCCTCGGCCGAGGCGGACGACGACGACATCCTCCGGCGCTGGCAGCGCGCGCTCTGCGACCTGGCCGTGCACCAACTGGACGACCTCGGCGCCCACTTGGACCAGCTCAGGGCCGGCAGGCCGGACCTGACGGACGACCCGCACGGCACGGTCCCCGCCCAGGGGCGGAGCGCCGGTCCGCCCGCCCCCCGGCCCGCTCCGCTCACCGGCCGGGTCGGCAGCGCCGAGTGGAACCTCCTCACCGACGAGGTCACCTGGTCCGACGAGTTGTACGAGATCTTCGGGCGCCCGCAGGAGGCCGGCCCGTTGTCGCTCGACGAGCTGCCGTCCCTGCTGTTCCCCGAGGACCAGGCCCTGCTCACCGCGATGGTGACGGCCTGCCTGATCGACGGGCGGCCCATCGACGGGGAGTTCCGCGTCCTGACCGCCCAGGGCCGGGTCCGTACACTGCACATGATGGGCGAGCCGGTCCTCGACACCGGCGGCTGCACGGCCTCCATGTGGGCGGTCCTGCGCGACGTCAGCACCCTGCGCCGCAGCGAGCGGGTGTTGCGCGACACCCGGGACTCGGTGCACCGGCGCCAGCACCTCGCACAGACGGAACAGCGGCTGGTGGCCGAGTTGCAGCAGGCCGTACTCCCCACGCGGGGCGGCGCGTTGGAGCTGTCGCGCAGCGGGGCCGCCGCCCTGGACGTGGCCGCCCGGCATCTGGGCGGCGCGTCGGCGCCCACGGCCCGGGGCGACTGGTACGACGCCCTCGACCTTCCCGGCGGGGACACCCTGATGACGGTCGGGGACCTCACGGGACAGGGGGTGGCGGCCGCCTCCAACCTGGCGATGCTGCTCGGGGCCCTGCGCGGGATGGCGGTGGCGGGCATCGAGCCGGGCGCCCTCCTCGGACACCTCAACCAGCTCCTGGAGACCTCCCGGCAGCCCGCGCTCGGCAGCGCGCTCTGCGCCCGCTACCGGCCGGACACCGCCACCCTGGTGTGGGCGCAGGCGGCGAACCCCGCCCCGTTGCTGTTCCGCGACGGGACGGGGCGCGCGCTCACCCCGCCGGACGGCGTGCTGCTCGGCGCGACGACGGGAGCCGCGTACGAACAGGCCGACCTCCGCCTCCTCCCGGGTGACGTCCTGGTGCTGCACACCGACGGCGAGGGCCGTGCCGGTACGGAGGCACGGCAAAATCACCTCCTCGCGCTGGCGCCCCTGTTGACCCGGGCACGCACGGCGCGCGAGTGCGCGGAGACGATCGTCGCGCGGCTCGGCGGGGCCGGGGACACGGACGACGCCTGTGTGATGGTCGCCAGGTCCCGCGGACCGGAGGACCGGGTGGATTCCTGA
- a CDS encoding TetR/AcrR family transcriptional regulator — protein sequence MTAGPSADAGDPRTARTRARLRQALLDACAEQPFEEIGVAALARRAGLGRATFYLHYPDLQALAVDACAEVVRDAVDALHAWRGAPDPRTPPPPLTAFFVGLTPHAALYRTLLRPGGGGPLGELLHRELRERAKAERVLAGAPAPDLIASAVAAAFAGVLADWLHGLVEDTPEGIATRVWRLLVALHRMPVE from the coding sequence ATGACCGCCGGCCCGTCCGCCGACGCGGGCGACCCGCGGACCGCGAGAACACGCGCCCGGCTGCGGCAGGCGCTGCTCGACGCCTGCGCCGAGCAGCCCTTCGAGGAGATCGGGGTCGCCGCGCTGGCCCGCCGGGCGGGGCTCGGCCGGGCCACGTTCTACCTGCACTACCCGGACCTCCAGGCGCTGGCGGTCGACGCCTGCGCGGAGGTCGTACGGGACGCCGTGGACGCCCTGCACGCGTGGCGGGGCGCCCCCGACCCGCGGACGCCCCCACCCCCGCTCACCGCGTTCTTCGTCGGCCTGACCCCGCACGCGGCGCTCTACCGGACGCTGTTGCGGCCGGGGGGCGGCGGGCCGCTGGGCGAGCTGCTCCACCGCGAACTGCGCGAGCGCGCCAAGGCGGAGCGGGTGCTCGCCGGGGCGCCCGCCCCCGACCTGATCGCCTCCGCCGTCGCGGCGGCCTTCGCCGGGGTCCTGGCGGACTGGCTGCACGGCCTGGTCGAGGACACCCCGGAGGGCATCGCCACCCGGGTCTGGCGCCTGCTGGTGGCGCTCCACCGCATGCCGGTCGAATAG
- a CDS encoding DUF1304 domain-containing protein, protein MQTAAHILVGLLAALHVYILVLEMFLWEGAKGRELSGFDADMAKATAPLAANQGLYNGFLAAGLIWGLIVSDPTGFRVQVFFTICVTVAGLYGGLTANRRILFVQALPGAVALAVVLAAG, encoded by the coding sequence ATGCAGACAGCCGCACACATCCTGGTCGGCCTCCTGGCCGCGCTCCACGTCTACATCCTGGTACTGGAGATGTTCCTGTGGGAGGGCGCGAAGGGCCGCGAGCTCTCCGGCTTCGACGCGGACATGGCCAAGGCGACGGCCCCGCTCGCCGCCAACCAGGGCCTCTACAACGGCTTCCTGGCCGCCGGGCTGATATGGGGACTGATCGTCTCCGACCCGACCGGCTTCCGGGTGCAGGTCTTCTTCACGATCTGCGTGACCGTCGCGGGCCTGTACGGCGGTCTCACCGCGAACCGGCGCATCCTCTTCGTCCAGGCGCTGCCCGGCGCGGTCGCCCTGGCCGTCGTCCTGGCGGCCGGATGA
- a CDS encoding endonuclease I family protein, whose product MVRRRHTARHALLALCAVTAVLATTTAAAPAATPRAALDDTYYQNALGKSGPQLRTALHSIIRNQTKISYAAVWEALKVTDEDPANRSNVILLYTGKSQSKASNGGNAGNWNREHVWAQSHGGFGTSAGPGTDIHHLRPSEVGVNSTRGNKDFDLGGGAVAGAPGNYTDSDSFEPRNAVKGDVARMILYMAVRYEGDDAWADLEANDRVNNGSTPFMGKLSVLKRWNEQDPPDTFEKRRNDVIYTSYQHNRNPFVDHPEWVESIW is encoded by the coding sequence ATGGTTCGTCGCCGACACACCGCGAGACACGCGCTGCTGGCCCTCTGCGCCGTCACCGCGGTGCTCGCCACCACCACGGCCGCCGCGCCCGCCGCCACCCCGCGGGCCGCGCTCGACGACACGTACTACCAGAACGCGCTCGGCAAGAGCGGCCCGCAGCTCAGGACGGCACTGCACTCGATCATCAGGAACCAGACCAAGATCTCGTACGCGGCGGTGTGGGAGGCCCTCAAGGTCACCGACGAGGACCCGGCGAACAGGTCGAACGTCATCCTGCTCTACACCGGGAAGTCGCAGTCCAAGGCGAGCAACGGCGGCAACGCGGGCAACTGGAACCGCGAGCACGTCTGGGCCCAGTCCCACGGCGGCTTCGGCACCTCAGCGGGACCCGGCACGGACATCCACCACCTGCGGCCCAGCGAGGTCGGGGTGAACTCGACGCGGGGGAACAAGGACTTCGACCTGGGCGGCGGCGCGGTCGCGGGCGCGCCGGGCAACTACACGGACTCCGACTCCTTCGAGCCGCGCAACGCCGTGAAGGGCGACGTGGCCCGGATGATCCTCTACATGGCCGTGCGGTACGAGGGCGACGACGCGTGGGCCGACCTGGAGGCCAACGACCGGGTCAACAACGGCTCCACCCCCTTCATGGGGAAGCTGTCCGTGCTCAAGCGGTGGAACGAGCAGGATCCGCCAGACACGTTCGAGAAGCGGCGCAACGACGTCATATACACGTCGTACCAGCACAACCGGAACCCGTTCGTCGACCACCCCGAATGGGTGGAGTCCATCTGGTGA
- a CDS encoding lectin, translated as MTVRTPLRRRMALYGLALLCCASAVAAGPATVAGAAPAPAPAAAAAVVFNDDFNGPAGSGVDGSKWQLETGDNVNNHERQYYTSGTNNAALDGAGNLVIQARRENPNNYQCWYGRCEYTSARLNTAGKFSAQYGRVESRIKIPRGQGIWPAFWMLGNGGGGWPAQGEIDVMENVGFEPSTVHGTLHGPGYSGAEGIGAGYTLPGGQQFADAFHTFAIDWAPDSITWSVDGNVYQRRTPADLGGDSWVFNKSFFMILNLAVGGYWPGDPNGSTVLPQYMVIDYVRVTTGDTGTPGTGRAIRGLGGKCVDVAAASSANGTPVQLYDCNGSAAQQWTVGSDGTIRALGKCLDVKDGSVADGAQLQIWDCTGANNQKWATPAALDVVNIQANKCLDVPAANSANGTRLQIYTCNGSAAQKWTVNAS; from the coding sequence ATGACTGTGCGAACTCCCTTGCGGCGCCGGATGGCGCTGTACGGCCTTGCCCTGCTCTGTTGCGCGAGCGCCGTCGCGGCCGGGCCCGCGACCGTGGCCGGCGCGGCCCCCGCACCGGCCCCCGCCGCCGCGGCGGCCGTCGTGTTCAACGACGACTTCAACGGCCCCGCCGGATCGGGCGTGGACGGCAGCAAGTGGCAGTTGGAGACCGGCGACAACGTCAACAACCATGAGCGCCAGTACTACACGTCGGGCACCAACAACGCGGCCCTCGACGGCGCCGGCAACCTGGTCATCCAGGCACGCAGGGAGAACCCCAACAACTACCAGTGCTGGTACGGCCGGTGCGAGTACACCTCCGCACGGCTGAACACCGCCGGCAAGTTCAGCGCCCAGTACGGGCGTGTCGAGTCGCGCATCAAGATCCCGCGCGGCCAGGGCATCTGGCCCGCCTTCTGGATGCTCGGCAACGGCGGGGGCGGCTGGCCCGCCCAGGGCGAGATCGACGTCATGGAGAACGTCGGCTTCGAGCCCAGCACCGTCCACGGCACCCTCCACGGCCCCGGCTACTCCGGTGCCGAGGGGATCGGCGCCGGCTACACCCTGCCGGGCGGCCAGCAGTTCGCGGACGCGTTCCACACCTTCGCGATCGACTGGGCCCCGGACTCCATCACCTGGTCGGTGGACGGGAACGTCTACCAGCGCAGGACGCCCGCCGACCTCGGCGGCGACTCCTGGGTGTTCAACAAGTCGTTCTTCATGATCCTGAACCTCGCGGTCGGCGGCTACTGGCCCGGTGACCCCAACGGCAGCACGGTCCTGCCCCAGTACATGGTCATCGACTACGTCCGGGTCACCACCGGCGACACCGGCACCCCCGGAACGGGCCGGGCGATCCGCGGCCTCGGCGGCAAGTGCGTCGACGTCGCCGCCGCCAGCTCCGCCAACGGCACGCCCGTCCAGCTCTACGACTGCAACGGCTCCGCCGCGCAGCAGTGGACCGTCGGCTCCGACGGCACGATCCGCGCGCTGGGCAAGTGCCTCGACGTCAAGGACGGCAGTGTCGCCGACGGCGCGCAGCTCCAGATCTGGGACTGCACCGGCGCGAACAACCAGAAGTGGGCCACCCCGGCGGCGCTGGACGTCGTGAACATCCAGGCGAACAAGTGCCTGGACGTCCCGGCCGCCAACTCGGCCAACGGGACCCGGCTCCAGATCTACACCTGCAACGGCTCGGCCGCACAGAAGTGGACGGTGAACGCCTCGTGA
- a CDS encoding ricin-type beta-trefoil lectin domain protein — protein sequence MLAALPLAVGASVISTSTPAAAATGTITGLGGKCVDVAAASSANGTAVQLYDCNGSAAQQWTVGTDGTVRALGKCLDVKDGSVANGGQLQIWDCTGAANQKWTASAARDLVNTQANKCLDATGNSSANGTRLQIWTCTGTANQKWTAPAAGGGGGDTPPPAPGAMAVAPYLYNGWGNTPNPVTVMNATGVKWFTLAFVLSNGYCNPQWDGGRALTGGVDQQTVNSVRAAGGDIIPSFGGYSGNKLESSCSSAGELAAAYQKVINAYSLKAIDIDLEAAAYDNPTVQQRTIDALKTVKANNPGIKVYITIGTGINGPDTSLINRGAAAGLTVDSWTIMPFDFGGAGQNMGTLTLRAAEGLKTAVKNAYGYSDDTTYRRIGISSMNGITDVNETVTVADFRTILAYAQQHHLARLTFWSANRDRPCPGAYPNDDTCSGVSQQAWDFTRTFAQYAG from the coding sequence GTGCTGGCGGCCCTGCCGCTCGCGGTGGGCGCCTCGGTCATCAGTACCTCCACCCCCGCCGCGGCCGCGACCGGCACGATCACGGGCCTCGGCGGCAAGTGCGTCGACGTGGCCGCCGCCAGCTCCGCGAACGGCACGGCCGTCCAGCTCTACGACTGCAACGGCTCCGCCGCGCAGCAGTGGACCGTGGGTACGGACGGTACGGTCCGCGCGCTCGGCAAGTGCCTCGACGTCAAGGACGGCAGCGTCGCCAACGGCGGCCAGCTCCAGATCTGGGACTGCACCGGCGCCGCCAACCAGAAGTGGACCGCCTCGGCGGCCCGCGACCTGGTGAACACCCAGGCGAACAAGTGCCTGGACGCCACGGGCAACAGCTCCGCCAACGGCACCCGGCTCCAGATCTGGACCTGCACGGGCACCGCCAACCAGAAGTGGACCGCGCCCGCCGCGGGCGGCGGTGGCGGCGACACCCCGCCCCCCGCGCCCGGAGCCATGGCGGTCGCGCCCTACCTCTACAACGGCTGGGGCAACACGCCCAACCCGGTCACGGTCATGAACGCGACCGGCGTCAAGTGGTTCACGCTGGCGTTCGTGCTCAGCAACGGCTACTGCAACCCGCAGTGGGACGGCGGCCGTGCGCTCACCGGCGGCGTCGACCAGCAGACCGTCAACAGCGTGCGCGCGGCGGGCGGCGACATCATCCCGTCCTTCGGCGGCTACAGCGGCAACAAGCTGGAGAGCTCCTGCTCCAGCGCCGGCGAGCTGGCGGCGGCGTACCAGAAGGTCATCAACGCCTACAGCCTCAAGGCGATCGACATCGACCTGGAGGCCGCGGCGTACGACAACCCGACCGTCCAGCAGCGGACGATCGACGCGCTCAAGACCGTCAAGGCCAACAACCCCGGCATCAAGGTCTACATCACCATCGGAACCGGCATCAACGGCCCCGACACCAGCCTGATCAACCGCGGCGCGGCCGCCGGCCTGACCGTCGACAGCTGGACGATCATGCCCTTCGACTTCGGCGGCGCGGGCCAGAACATGGGCACCCTCACGCTCCGCGCGGCCGAGGGCCTCAAGACCGCGGTCAAGAACGCGTACGGGTACAGCGACGACACGACGTACCGCCGCATCGGCATCTCGTCGATGAACGGCATCACCGACGTCAACGAGACGGTGACCGTGGCGGACTTCCGCACGATCCTCGCCTACGCCCAGCAGCACCACCTCGCGCGGCTGACCTTCTGGTCCGCCAACCGTGACCGGCCGTGCCCCGGCGCGTACCCGAACGACGACACCTGCTCCGGCGTGAGCCAGCAGGCGTGGGACTTCACCCGCACGTTCGCCCAGTACGCCGGCTGA